The region GTCAAGAAGTTTTCAAGGAGAAAGCTTGTGAAAGGTGATCATTACTTCGATTCTGTTAGTGATGTCTTAAGGAAAGTAGCAGCTGACCCAAATCTTCTTGAGCTTGAAGTTGAAGAAGCTAAAGTTGCTAGCTACAATGATGAAGTGGAAGAAAGTGGATCCAATGAGGATAGTCAATCTGATCATCGTTGCCATAGTTACCTTAAACCCCGAGCTTCTACTAAGCATGCAGATAATATGAAGCACGCAGTTATCGATACCAGTTTGGCACATGAGGGGAAATCTATGATAAGGAAATTGAAATCTGTACCTGGTAATTCAGTGGGTAAAATTGACGTAGATGCACCTGTTATAACATATAAAAGGGACAAACATACCAGTAAAGCAAACCACAGCAAGGGTAAGCTTGATAGCAACAACCAAAAGTCGACAATGTTCGAAGTGGTTGATACCAGTTTGCTTTATGAAGGAAACTTATGTAAGGTTCATGAAATGGAACATGCTTCTAAGATGAGTGGAGTTGCAAGAAAAATTGACATGTTCGATCATGGTTCGCTAAATGAGACAGAAGCTTCTTTACTCATAtataccaaaaagaaagttagAAATGCTGATTGCCAGAAAGTTACAAAGAACAGAGATTCTACCAGCCTTAAAAAAGCAAATTGTAACCCAGATAACATTGCAAAAAAAAAGGCAGAAAAGCatgaaaatcagaaaaccagtgGGTCTGATTGTAATCAAGTAAAAGGAACCATAAAGCATCAATTCAGTCGAAGACCAAGATCAGATCATTCAAATCCTGCAGTTCCTCCCATCAAACGGCGGAAACTGGCTGCATGTGTTAAGGCTGAGACAAGCCGCATACTGGAGAAGAACTCCTCAGGAGGTTTGGGATCAGAAACATTCTCTCAGTCGTCTTGCTTTCCAGACGCCAACAACAATGCTAGTGGTGTTCCAGTCAGTCATCAGAAGGATGTAAGTTTAGTATCTTCTTCAGCTGAAGGAAATCTGGAAGAGAATGATGAGGGAAGCATTCACAATAGAGTTTGTCTTAACAAGTGTATTTCTACTGATAAAGTTGAGAAATGCGAATCCGGATCGCCAATCAACTTCAATGCACTTCAGGTTCCACTGCAGTCTGAAGAGGGTGAAATGATGGCAATGGAGGAGGAAGACAAGCCGAGCCCAAAGCCAAATAATTCAATGACCAGGAGGCAGAGCACAAGACATAGACCATTGACAGTTAGAGCATTGGAATCTTTTGCAAATGATTTCTTGCAAGTACAAAGGAGACGGAGAAGAAAAGACACCCAGAAAAATGAAGACAAAACAATGTTGCATGGAGATTGTAGTGTCAATGAAAATACTAGCAAGCCTCTAGATTGTACTATTGAGTAGTGGTCTGTTATACTTGAAATTTTCCAAGTATGACGTTTTGACTTTTGGAAACTATTGATGCTTCTCCTGTCTGACTTTATTGTATTATATGAAGCTGCCAGGAGATCAGACATACTACATAGAATTTTTCCATGTGGGATATTTgataagataattttttttaactgtaAGTTTCATGAGAAGAGCTTAGAGGTTCATAGCTACTATGGTTTAAAAGCACAAAATTTGTTAACTTAGAAGATAAAGGACTCAACACATTCCCTTGTATGTGGCTTTTCATGATCATATACCATTTGTACTGCAGGCTAGAAGATCAGTTATATAATGATTTTATAAGACTTGATATTAAGAAGTTAATTTCAGTTGGTACAGTTGGGTGATAGAACTGAGCAGGAAGAACAAAGAAAGAATAAGAAAATCTTATTGAAAGAATATTGTGTTTATAGGAATGCTAACAAACAAACTGTTTTTCT is a window of Lotus japonicus ecotype B-129 chromosome 5, LjGifu_v1.2 DNA encoding:
- the LOC130721029 gene encoding uncharacterized protein LOC130721029 isoform X1, with the translated sequence MSLIMLSLSNLHFLYDILTHWLSLVMSLLAFLSWQMGSKDKGYDNLMECASNRTLFPPSFLDVSGIEHISPRVGHEYQVEVPSMINESERSQLQMNPTDSEFVHDKSHSFALGLPIPLLMVHDDVEDSRHRGLGEKDGAVNVNVSAVAANVEKNGILDNGKDLRPTTIEPEMTVDQLSKSKSSLMAPGTLSNSWNGADVKSFLLGLYVFGKDFDQIRRFLDNKEMGEILSFYYGRFHKSDEYCRWSDRRKRKGRKCVHKLFAGQKQHELYSRLIPHVSEELRDTLIEIFKSYEEGKTSLQVYISSLKSTVGLGVLVEAVGIGKGKEDLTSLAMERGKKKREFQTPTNTAWSSLGPSDIIKKLTGGIQLSKAKSNDLFWEAVWPRLLARGWHSESEQPKNQGSKDFLVFLIPGVKKFSRRKLVKGDHYFDSVSDVLRKVAADPNLLELEVEEAKVASYNDEVEESGSNEDSQSDHRCHSYLKPRASTKHADNMKHAVIDTSLAHEGKSMIRKLKSVPGNSVGKIDVDAPVITYKRDKHTSKANHSKGKLDSNNQKSTMFEVVDTSLLYEGNLCKVHEMEHASKMSGVARKIDMFDHGSLNETEASLLIYTKKKVRNADCQKVTKNRDSTSLKKANCNPDNIAKKKAEKHENQKTSGSDCNQVKGTIKHQFSRRPRSDHSNPAVPPIKRRKLAACVKAETSRILEKNSSGGLGSETFSQSSCFPDANNNASGVPVSHQKDVSLVSSSAEGNLEENDEGSIHNRVCLNKCISTDKVEKCESGSPINFNALQVPLQSEEGEMMAMEEEDKPSPKPNNSMTRRQSTRHRPLTVRALESFANDFLQVQRRRRRKDTQKNEDKTMLHGDCSVNENTSKPLDCTIE
- the LOC130721029 gene encoding uncharacterized protein LOC130721029 isoform X2 — protein: MGSKDKGYDNLMECASNRTLFPPSFLDVSGIEHISPRVGHEYQVEVPSMINESERSQLQMNPTDSEFVHDKSHSFALGLPIPLLMVHDDVEDSRHRGLGEKDGAVNVNVSAVAANVEKNGILDNGKDLRPTTIEPEMTVDQLSKSKSSLMAPGTLSNSWNGADVKSFLLGLYVFGKDFDQIRRFLDNKEMGEILSFYYGRFHKSDEYCRWSDRRKRKGRKCVHKLFAGQKQHELYSRLIPHVSEELRDTLIEIFKSYEEGKTSLQVYISSLKSTVGLGVLVEAVGIGKGKEDLTSLAMERGKKKREFQTPTNTAWSSLGPSDIIKKLTGGIQLSKAKSNDLFWEAVWPRLLARGWHSESEQPKNQGSKDFLVFLIPGVKKFSRRKLVKGDHYFDSVSDVLRKVAADPNLLELEVEEAKVASYNDEVEESGSNEDSQSDHRCHSYLKPRASTKHADNMKHAVIDTSLAHEGKSMIRKLKSVPGNSVGKIDVDAPVITYKRDKHTSKANHSKGKLDSNNQKSTMFEVVDTSLLYEGNLCKVHEMEHASKMSGVARKIDMFDHGSLNETEASLLIYTKKKVRNADCQKVTKNRDSTSLKKANCNPDNIAKKKAEKHENQKTSGSDCNQVKGTIKHQFSRRPRSDHSNPAVPPIKRRKLAACVKAETSRILEKNSSGGLGSETFSQSSCFPDANNNASGVPVSHQKDVSLVSSSAEGNLEENDEGSIHNRVCLNKCISTDKVEKCESGSPINFNALQVPLQSEEGEMMAMEEEDKPSPKPNNSMTRRQSTRHRPLTVRALESFANDFLQVQRRRRRKDTQKNEDKTMLHGDCSVNENTSKPLDCTIE